GACACTTTGCTCACACAACCAGTTGACGTATTTCCGCATCGCACCAACATCCAGCGAGTCGTCATCGCCGAAACAGGTGTTCACGGGTACGATGGGACCTTTTAGACGTTCCACTACGCGAATTGCTCGCTCCATAAAAATTTCCTTTGGTATGTTGTTAGCACTTCTGAAAGTATAGAGATGGGCAACTTGCTAATTACGGCGGTACGTTTGGTAAGTGCCAGATTTCCTCAGAAAATTCAGGAATTGTCAACAAACCTGCAGTCCACAGAAATACTCTATCTCGTTCTGGGAGGTCGTTTAGGCAAATCCACGCAACCTCCACAAGAATCTGTTTCTCTTTTAGTTCCGGATCGTTTCCCAAGGAGACTGCCTGCGTACCTATTTCTATCAAATAGGTGTAATATTGATCGTTAGGTGCAAAGGTAACGACAGATGTTGGACGGATTACAGTGCCTTCGACACGGCACTCTTCCCGAAGTTCTCTCAGCGCGGCTTGTTCCGGCGTTTCATCTGGTTCGATGCGTCCACCGGGAAGACACCACCACTCTTCTCCTTCGTGACGGTGCTTGACCATTAGAATTCTTTTTTGCCTATGAACGATGCATTGTGCACGCGACATTCACAACCCCTGAATCTGGTGTCCTATCGAAAATGAGAGGAAATTCCTTATATTTTTTTAATCAAAAATGGTGTATATCTGTCTAAAATCTTATAAGCCGTACCTTGGGTTATTATATCATAAAGACTTATGAAGATGTGGTTTATCTTTTCGTTTACGCTTGTTGAAAGTATAGCATCTTTTGCTGTTTTTCTCTATCAAAAACCGTGTCTGCACTCTCTGCTATTGGAAGGGTGAGATGCGATGAATAACAGCATATAAGGAGGTAAGAAGTGAAATATAGATTGAACGTTATTATGGTTTTAGCCGTTGCTGTGAGTCTTTGGTCTATAGGCGCGTTTGCAGCGGATCTTACGGAGGGACTTGTCGGCTATTGGCCCCTCGATGGCAATGGCAACGACGAATCAGGTAATGGAAAGGATGCCAAATTAGAAAAGGGCGCGAAATGGTCTGACGACGGTTGGGTGAACGGTGCGGTTGATTTTGATGGTGGTGGTGGACACGTCGTTGTCGATGATACGTTTGAATTGACAACGACCGCAATCACAGTGATTGCACGGATCAACGGTTGGAAAACGATAGATTGGTCGGGAATTGTCGTAGGTCGAAGTGATCCGGCATCGTGGTGGATGGGTGTTGCTGCGAACAATACTCTAACCTACGTATGGAACAATAATTCCGCACTGACGTGGAACTGGCAAGGCGCGCCAGAAATCCCAGAAAATAAATGGGCGTTGGTCGCGATAGCAATTGAACCTGACAAAGCAACGAGTTACATTTATCACAGAGATAGTGACAAGCTTGATTCTGAAGTAAATGATATTCCGCACATCGAACAGACAGTTAAAAATTTGAAGTTCGGATGGGATGAATGTTGTGGTGCCAGATACTTCAAAGGGTTAATTGACGAAGTGATGATCTATGACCGGACGTTGAACGCCGATGACCTCAAAAGGCTGGCAACTGTTGGGCTGCCTGTCGAGAGTAAAGGGAAACTCGCAATTACTTGGGCAGAACTTAAGAGAGATTAAAGTAAATCGTAAGGGTTAGGTAAGTCACATTCTATAGTAAAATCTACAATTACTGAGATATTGTGGAGGCGAGGTTTCAAACCTCGCCAGCGGCGGTGGAGACCCTGTTCACTGAACACCTGTCCACTTACAAGATTAGTTATCAGTTATCAGTTGTCAGTGAAGAAGAGTTTTTGTAACAATCATCGCCACTTTGGAGCAAGCCGATGTGAAGTGAATTATTACCAGAAAACCTCCTAACCGAATGCCGAAGACTTTGACCAATAACTCGCCTCCGATACTTTTGCTAAAGCACAAGTTGTTGGTCAAAACTGACCCCCTAAAGGATAACCTGCAATTTGGAAAAAATCCCTTTTAGGCAATATGCCGCACTCCTTTCACAGTACCTGAAACCGCAGTGGATGCGTGTGACCCTACTCGCTGTGTTTATGTTGGGTGGGGTCGGTTTAAACCTTGTTAAACCACAGATTCTGCGCTACTTCTTTGACACAGCAGAAGCAGGTGGAGAGACGCGGA
This is a stretch of genomic DNA from Candidatus Poribacteria bacterium. It encodes these proteins:
- a CDS encoding NUDIX domain-containing protein — encoded protein: MSRAQCIVHRQKRILMVKHRHEGEEWWCLPGGRIEPDETPEQAALRELREECRVEGTVIRPTSVVTFAPNDQYYTYLIEIGTQAVSLGNDPELKEKQILVEVAWICLNDLPERDRVFLWTAGLLTIPEFSEEIWHLPNVPP
- a CDS encoding LamG domain-containing protein encodes the protein MKYRLNVIMVLAVAVSLWSIGAFAADLTEGLVGYWPLDGNGNDESGNGKDAKLEKGAKWSDDGWVNGAVDFDGGGGHVVVDDTFELTTTAITVIARINGWKTIDWSGIVVGRSDPASWWMGVAANNTLTYVWNNNSALTWNWQGAPEIPENKWALVAIAIEPDKATSYIYHRDSDKLDSEVNDIPHIEQTVKNLKFGWDECCGARYFKGLIDEVMIYDRTLNADDLKRLATVGLPVESKGKLAITWAELKRD